From the genome of Aliarcobacter lanthieri:
TAAAACTTATGTAAAAGAACAAGTAACTCTTGATTCAATCTATTTTCATCATAACTTTCTAATTTATCATTTAATATTATTCTATTTAATTCATTTGAATTAATATTTTCTAAAAGTATTTTAAACTCATCTTTATGAAATTCAAACATTGAAGCATCTACTTTATCTAAAACGATATCCAATCTTCTTGGATCTTCTAATATAGCTTTTATTATACAAAGTTCAGCAATATCTACTTTTGATAAATTTACTTCATTTACTCTTTTTTTAGAATTTATAGTTTTTACTAAACTCTCTTTTATATTTAATTTTTGTGCAATATATCTTTTGTATTCTTCTTGGTACAATAAGCTAAGAGTAGTTAAATATTCATTTGATTCACTTAAAGCTTTTTGTTTTTCTACTGGATTATTTACATCATAGTTTGAAACTATATAATCAATAGCAAAATTTACAAAAGGTATAGGATTTGAAAATAGTTTTTCAACTTCTTGAATTTGTCTATTTTTTATCATATCAGCTGGATCTTGTCCATCACTAAATATTACAACACCACCATCAAAACTAGTTTGACTAAGCATAAGTGAAGCTTTATAAGCAGCATTTAATCCTGCTTTATCACCATCATAAGCTAAAATAACTTTTGGCTCTCCACGTCTTAAAAGTGGTAAATGTTCCTTTGTTAAAGCTGTTCCTAAAGTTGCAACTGCATTGTTAAAACCAGCTTGATGAAGCATAATAACATCTAAATAACCTTCACAAACAACAATCTCTTTATTCTTATATATTTTATCTTTTGCTAAATGGTAACCATATAAAAGTTTTGATTTATTAAAAAGCTTTGTTTGTGGTGAGTTTACATATTTTGCTCCATGATTTGTTAAAGTTCTTCCACCAAAACCTACAAGTTTTGAGTTTATAGAGTAAATAGGGAACATCAACCTATCTATAAATCTTGAATATAAACCATTATCTCCTTGACTTATTACTCCTACATCAATTGCATCATTTAAATTATAATGATTTGATTTTAAAAAATCTATTGTACTATTTGAATTACTTGCATATCCTATTTCAAATTTTTGAATATATGATTCAAAAACTCCTCTACTTTCTAAATATTCTTTTATATTGGGATTTGATAGAAGTTGTTTTTTATAAAAATTACTAATATCTTCTAAAATTTTATTATCACTTTTTTTAGAAATATTTGTATCATAATCTAAACTAAAATTATACATAGAAGCTAATTTTTCTATACTTTCTGGATAACTAAGTTTTTCATATTCCATAACAAACTTTATACTATCTCCACCTACTCCACAACCAAAACAATGATATATTTGTTTTGCTGGACTTACAACAAAAGAAGGTGTTTCTTCTCCATGGAATGGACAACAAGCTTTAAAATTTGCTCCAGACTTTTTTAATTCAATAAATTGTGAAACTACATCTACAATATCAAGATGATTTTTTAAATTTTCAATTGACTCTTTTTTTATCATTTGACAATTATACACTTTTATTTTTTTATATGTACTTTTATGTTAGGATAAGTCAAAATTATCATTAAAAAAAGGCTTTTTGTGGATAATATAGTTTTAGAGTATCGAGATCCAATTATTGGAGTTATATTAATAGTTTTTTTAGTTTTTTTAATCTCTTTTTTTACTTATTCTTATGGAATTTATAAAGAAAAAAGGGCTAGAAAAGATTATAGAAAACTATCAAAAAGATTTGAACTTGGAAAATTAAAAGAAGATGATTATATAAACTTATATAAAACTTACAATCTTCCTTTTGATTCTATTTTACTTTTTGCTTCTACTTTTTTACATAAAGGTGACTATAATAAAGCAATTTCTGTTTATTTAGCACTACTTGAACATGTAAAAGATAGAGTAAAAAAAGAAGAATTACTTGAACTTTTAGGAACTACTTATTTAAAAGGTGGATTTTTACAAAGAGCAAAAGAAGTATTTTTAAAAGTACTAAAATTTTCACCAAGAAATAAGAATGTACTAAAAAATCTTATGTTAGTTTGTGAAAAATTAAAAGATTATAAAAAAGCCAAAGAGATAACTCAAGCGTTAGAAGAACTAAATGTTGATGTAAAAAATGATAAAATATACTTTGATAGCCTTTTAATAATAAATGATTCTATACTATCTTATGAAAAAAGAACTGAACTTTTATATGAAATCTTTAAAGAAAAGAAAATAATAGAAAGAATTTTTACAACTTTCTTAATTCAATTTAATAAAGAGTTTTTTTATAATCACATATCAGAATTTAATTGTTCTAAAATAATAGATATTTTATGGTATCAATCAAAAAATGATATTGATTTTTTAAAAGTTGATAATAATCAATTTCTAAAAGAAATCCTTAATGCAAAAAATTATATTAATAATCTAGAAGGAAGTAGTGATTTTGAACTAGATATTTTAATTTTAATAAATAAACAAAAAAAAGATATAAATGCCTCATTAAATTTTGAATTTATTTGCACTTCGTGTAAACACTCTCATCCTTTTTTTGAATCTAGATGCCCACATTGTCATACTGTTTTCACTCTACAAGTAAAACATCATTTATGTAAATCTTTTTTTCAATCAAACCAATCTTTACAATAATATGAATAAAATTTGTGTTATACTTATAAAAAATTTTATAAAGGATACAAATTGAGCGACTATTCAAAACTTGAAAAGTGCTTGGATTATCAGTTTAAAAATAAAAATCTGATAATCGAAGCACTTACTCATAAAAGCTTTAAAAAGCCATATAATAATGAAAGACTAGAATTTTTAGGAGATGCTGTTTTAAATTTGATTGTTGGAGAGTA
Proteins encoded in this window:
- the dnaG gene encoding DNA primase; translation: MIKKESIENLKNHLDIVDVVSQFIELKKSGANFKACCPFHGEETPSFVVSPAKQIYHCFGCGVGGDSIKFVMEYEKLSYPESIEKLASMYNFSLDYDTNISKKSDNKILEDISNFYKKQLLSNPNIKEYLESRGVFESYIQKFEIGYASNSNSTIDFLKSNHYNLNDAIDVGVISQGDNGLYSRFIDRLMFPIYSINSKLVGFGGRTLTNHGAKYVNSPQTKLFNKSKLLYGYHLAKDKIYKNKEIVVCEGYLDVIMLHQAGFNNAVATLGTALTKEHLPLLRRGEPKVILAYDGDKAGLNAAYKASLMLSQTSFDGGVVIFSDGQDPADMIKNRQIQEVEKLFSNPIPFVNFAIDYIVSNYDVNNPVEKQKALSESNEYLTTLSLLYQEEYKRYIAQKLNIKESLVKTINSKKRVNEVNLSKVDIAELCIIKAILEDPRRLDIVLDKVDASMFEFHKDEFKILLENINSNELNRIILNDKLESYDENRLNQELLVLLHKFYSNKLLALSYDNSLEFKEKVNLIRKIKDNLYELKQGKLIKFNL
- a CDS encoding tetratricopeptide repeat protein; the protein is MDNIVLEYRDPIIGVILIVFLVFLISFFTYSYGIYKEKRARKDYRKLSKRFELGKLKEDDYINLYKTYNLPFDSILLFASTFLHKGDYNKAISVYLALLEHVKDRVKKEELLELLGTTYLKGGFLQRAKEVFLKVLKFSPRNKNVLKNLMLVCEKLKDYKKAKEITQALEELNVDVKNDKIYFDSLLIINDSILSYEKRTELLYEIFKEKKIIERIFTTFLIQFNKEFFYNHISEFNCSKIIDILWYQSKNDIDFLKVDNNQFLKEILNAKNYINNLEGSSDFELDILILINKQKKDINASLNFEFICTSCKHSHPFFESRCPHCHTVFTLQVKHHLCKSFFQSNQSLQ